A window of Carassius carassius chromosome 48, fCarCar2.1, whole genome shotgun sequence genomic DNA:
tcacttcatttccttgagttcaacttcagaatatgacggggtttcgttttcagcggtgtctgcaccactaacgcctgttttgtccgtctgcatctttcatgtgattttagcgccagtttgccctcctgcccattatttactgacatagcttccagggagcgatttttttttactcagtaattaatgtgttttaaaatgtagcgaagtacaatacttcaaacaaaatatacttaagtaaaaataaaattacagataaaaaaaaatacttaaaaaagtagaagtacacaaaaaagctactcaattacagtaacgcgagtaaaggtaattcgttactttccacctctgataatTTACAGGAAAAAGAAAGTGAACTTCTAGTTATTGTATATCTATGGAGGAAATTAACATAGTCAAGTCACACTGTGACATGTTTTCCCTTGTTCTTTTATTCCTGAACTTCAACCATCCACTTCAAAAGAGCTGTGGTGCTCAACAGGACGCTAACTGAAAAAAACTGTGAACTGTGATCCCCTTCAGAAACACTGACAGCAGTTTGATGAGGACAAATTACAGCTTTTCTTCCACTCCGTTGATTCAGCGTGTGGGAAACATTACTAAGCTGTTTGCCATTTTTCTAGTCAGCGTCACTTCTCTCAGTACTTCCAATAACTGTCAAAAGTTTTCAGTCTAAGCCTAATAGATTGTCAACCAAATGATACATTACACAGATTCAAGAACCCCTTGTTCTTCAAACATGACATTTTCCTCTCAAGTTAGTGGCTAGAGGATATAAGGTAGTTGTAATAGGTTTTTCCCCTTAAGGACTGGATGGAGAGTTGTTTCGGCCAGAAAACTCACCTCTCAATGGGCTGAAGTCTCCGTGCTGGCTGACCTTGGTATCTGCGAAGGGCTTAAGATTGGGCAGCAGAATCAAGGTGAAAGACAAAAGTAGCACCTGAGGGACAGAGGCAGATGGGAGGTTTGAGTGTAGCAGCAAGAACGGCAATTAATGAAGCACAACTTTGATGTAACATTCATTTTTGTCATCAAGTAGCTGTAGATTGAAGATGTGATTACTTAGTTGCCCGGATCCTTCTTGTTGAGGAATGCTGATTATTGATTTAAGAGCATTTCCTTAAGAGCAAGTTTTGTGCCACCTCATAAAATACAACAATATGTACCATAGTGTGAGACTTCAGATGATAGgttttttacatttactgaaTTGAAGTCAACCACAAATggcattttaaatgaatattgctTGTGTAATGGGAaagctgtcacatgatccttcagaaatggtgctcaagaaacattatcttATTACTATTATCATAATGAAAACAGTGCTGTATATAGGATTGACACAgggtggttgaactaggtattgcagtccaaattcaaaatattggagagggctTTTTTCACCTCCTCAGACTTGCAgacacaggttgccagattgacgacacaAACAGGAACAAGCGCACTTGAagatgaatgaaaataaatatgcgGGGTTTTTGCGCCAACCCGGGGTGCCGAAATACAATTGTGGGAACgaaatagtaatcatgtgcatgttttagtacatcgagggaactAAATACTTCCCTGTTTCTTTGGAATAAGATGTActgataaatcatataaaataagcCCAAGAATGTGTTTTGAGAATGtgtttgtggtgaaaaaaaaaattcagcagcaAGTGCCAGAGAAAATGCTGTGTGTTATGTGAGTAGTGTGTGATTTTAAATGCCCAAAACTTGATTATTGTATGACTTCATCTTTCATGTACTAATATTGCTTCTTTTAACCCTTACCAGAATGCAGGTCCCAGTCTGGACCGGTTTGTTGGATCCATTCATGACCAACGCCTGCAGCCGACGCAGTTGTTCCATCAGAGAGCTGAAATAGAGAGAGCCGGTTAAAAAGTTCAATTTCAGGAGCCTGTATGGAGTGTGAAGATTACCAAGTAAATGATTTCCTCACATGTTGCATTTCTCCAGCTGGAAGACTTTCCTCTGCAGCTGCTGGTTGTGTGCACTGCATGCCGCCATCCTACAGGAATAAATTTCCCGTAAGTACcatataaaagaaaaaaggttGTAATCAAATCCACTCTCAAGTTCATTCTCAAAACACAGCAGTGGACTTCCACCTGGTATTTTGCCAGGTGGGGGTTGTGTTCAGTAGCTGCAAATTTCATCAACTCGGATTATGATTTTTACTCTGTGATTCGAAACACATagcttctgtttttgcttcatttGTTTGAGCACAACAGTCGATACCTGCTCTCCAGGCCATCGATgtattctttcttcttcttcctgcTCTCTTGAGCTGACTGCTTGTTGCGGAGCTTTCGTCGGATTTTCTTCAGAATCCTTTCCTCGTACTTGATCATGGGAAAGAAGCAGAAACATTGGGCTACAAAGACTATCAGCTGCGCTCTACTATTATGGTGGAATTGCCAACAGACAGAACCTTGGTGAGCGGAAACTGATTTGGCAGAGTTGCTCCTTCCTTGGCAAGTAGTCGTTTCTCATCCTCTGTGAGAACCAGCTCCTGGTAGGACTGCTGGGACACCCTTGTGGTCTGGAATATCAAACAGACATAAAAGTAACAAATCCAATCAACGTCTCTGTGTGCCTGGACAGTTAGAAACCTATCGAGTTCACCTTTCATCTGCACTCCAGTTCACCTTTTCCCTATTCTGCCTTGTGTATTTTACCTAGCTTCATGCCTGAGTGCAAACTCACAGGCTCTGGTGTGCCAGATAGCAGCAGGTCCTTGACAGTTAGGGGGAATCCAGTGGTTGGTTGTGCCTGTGGCGTTTCAGATGCACGCTGCATCCCTTCAGCAATGTCTGGAAAGAAACCAGTCTCCCAGCCATCTGCCGCAACAGATAATACAATTTATCTTTCATTCTTTCCATGTGAAGAGATTTACAAAGCTCAGAAATAGTGGCTTATCTTCAGAACACCGCATAATGCAGTCAATCAATAAGTGGGAGGCTAATTATCTATGTTTACACAGTCTTAAGTCACCAGGAAAGTTCACTTCACGAATATTTGATACTCACTGAAATTAATTGGGAAGTTGGTGTCAAGATTGTCTTGCGCCTGGGATATGACAATACAAGGTTCCAAAGGAGGGCTTGCGGTTTGCAGCGGACTGTCGATGTGATCCGAATGAGGATCTTCGCTGATTCCACTGTCGCTAGGAGAGGGCGACCAAACTGGAGAACCAGAAACAGAGTCATACCCACCTAAAAGTGCGTTGAAGAAGTCCTCATTACCCTGGGCAGGCATCATCATCTGGcaatcaaaaatacaggatgGTGAATGATGAGATATTgcattctttcttctgtagaacatgaATCaagttaaaaactgtttttgttatttCAATGCAAGTCAGTGGAGTCCaaattttggaccccattgagtGTCATTGTATGCACatgaacattcttcagaatatcttcttttgtgttctgcacaaGGAATAATGTCAaaaagatttggaatgacatgaggataagtaaacgatcattgtcattttggggtgaatttttCCTCTTATTTGTTAAAATCTGATGAATTGAAGAAACTTGGAAGAAGTCAGACTTACATGAGGATCTTGAACTGGCCAAAGCTGATCATATTGTGGTCCCATAGCCACATGCCGTAAGATGCCATCATTCTTATCAAAGAGCAAATCGAGCAGTTCTAACCCTTCACCGCCCTGAGATATAGTGAATATATTTGCTGTATATATCGTTTGTTGTCAGTGGGATTCAATGGAAAATACAATATAGAAAATGGACCAAAGTGCCAaaagtaaaatcaaataaatgttgaaaCAATAAGACAGAACTTTAAAAATTTTCTGAACTTTGCTCTGTATGAGATATTACACAGGCAGGCTAGATAAGAGGCTACATTTAACATAAATTTTTCATGCAAaactagtaaaaatgtgaaacattGGAACTTACCTGGTCTGAATAGTGCTCCATTACTGTGACCCAGAGGTAACACAGTCTAAAATATCCTTGAAAAAATTGCCAATAATgggacaaaaacaaaatatttatcagTCCATGCTCTGTCTGTGTCCCTCTGCTCACCCAGGACAAAGTTCGAACTCCAACGCAACAATCAGGTCATAATCCTCAGGTCTGTGTTTGATTGGCTGTTCTTTGTTGCGatgtaagataaaaaaataaataatgtgggAACACCCTGGAGAAATTGTGCAGTTTGTATTTCAACCAAACATATTGCCACTTTTGTGCTTGACTGTATCAGGTAAAAATCTACAACATTTACATAATTGACCAATAGTATTTAATATCAGGTATAAAGTGCATCAAAAGGGCAACCTGACATCTAAAAATAATGATGAAACCTTGTTTTTTTCATATACTACCAGAagaagtttaaatgttttgcacattttttttcctcaacaaCATACCACACTTCCCTTCTCATTCCCTGAAAAATAATTCCTCACAGTTACTTCAATGTTTCAGTGCACTTGCAAGTAAGAGTTTCAGGCATTTGTTATGGGAAAACACCTGATGCCAAACCATTTCAAAGGTCACATTTTCCCTTCTGTCTGAGGTAATTTGACCTTTCACACATTTCTAATAATCCTGAAATACAtaataaactataatttattattactagTTTTAGAACGtaatcattttatatttgtttttatttagtttatttattgtttttgagtGGTAAAGATCTGTTTCTTGACATCTGAGCTTTTTTGAATCATGCATATATGGGCCATTCTACAGAATTGGTCCAAAGACA
This region includes:
- the creb3l3a gene encoding cyclic AMP-responsive element-binding protein 3-like protein 3-A; the encoded protein is MEHYSDQGGEGLELLDLLFDKNDGILRHVAMGPQYDQLWPVQDPHMMMPAQGNEDFFNALLGGYDSVSGSPVWSPSPSDSGISEDPHSDHIDSPLQTASPPLEPCIVISQAQDNLDTNFPINFNGWETGFFPDIAEGMQRASETPQAQPTTGFPLTVKDLLLSGTPEPTTRVSQQSYQELVLTEDEKRLLAKEGATLPNQFPLTKYEERILKKIRRKLRNKQSAQESRKKKKEYIDGLESRMAACSAHNQQLQRKVFQLEKCNISLMEQLRRLQALVMNGSNKPVQTGTCILVLLLSFTLILLPNLKPFADTKVSQHGDFSPLRVQSRSLHNLQPSRVLRALEHPFSVSDDSKILPRFSEDKSMAEIASLLGRLHRRPDFTNFDPESHNHSLDLHDDHHYGDPITGHVATVTLNPRRGSRRGPNADDM